A stretch of DNA from Acropora palmata chromosome 12, jaAcrPala1.3, whole genome shotgun sequence:
CATTCTTTCAATGGCAAAAATCATTAATCGTTGAAAAAGGtcacaaagaaaatgattcaAAGCAAATTCTCCATGAAACATTAAGCTTGAGTGAGAAAAGTTCTCCTTAACTATGAATTCAATGCTATGAAAAATTGTCCAATGATACataaactgaaaattcatAGCTTCTTCGGATAAATCTCTTGTGTGCTTTAAAGCcaacaaaaacttaaaaagcACATTTATAAACCCCACACAGTTCCCTGCATCAAGTTTGTTACGCTATAGATTCATTTTCACCTGCTTCACGATAATTtaacaatgttgcaaaattgTGCATAAAATTCgattttcagaaaatatttctttcttgaatcTAGAATATAACAAAGATATAtagtaaattaaaaattcataaaaggTGAACCTGCGGAAGAATGTCACTTctcaatttctattttttttttctttgcctaATTTCCGATGGTATTCCTTTGATATTTCACTTCAATACTGACACTttgaaacgaaagaaaaacatcTGTAAGGAAAGTTCTTATCTAAATTGGTCTCCCCAGACTAAATAGCTTTCGCATTGTATTCTTCAATCGAGGACTATATTCGACTTGTACGTAAGtcagaaatcaagaaaaaaaaatgatttttcggatataaatttgtttgtttcatagTTATCAAGCCTAGCGTTACAAACAACATGAGACAAAGTTAGCGCTTTggcattttaaaaactttgcgagtttttctttcctttcttttttttctgtgtttggaACATGTAAAGTCATTAACGCTTGATGTTGTCTTGTAACAGTGTCGTGATATATAGGAATAAATTCAAGCGAGGTCTTGCAATTGACGAAGCAGTCGATCTGCAAAAGCGTGGAGTAAAGTTTTTAAACAAGCACCTTAGGCCTCTCTTGAATTTATACCTTAACTCGTTAATGTTTAGTGCACGAAGCTTCAATTCGCAAAAAATCTTTGTTCACCGTTGTTTTCTTTACGATGTTGCTTatcttcttgtttttcaagtttttttttttttgttatggttTTGGGCCTGCCAAGCAATAAGGAAGACAGCCTAATTAATGCTCTCCAACTGAGGGTCTTAGAATTGTTCTGTATCTGTGTGGTATTGAAATCGAGGAGAATCAACGGGAACTCAAATCGGTTTGCATGTTATTGTGTAAAAACGAGCTAATGACATCCCTTTAGTGTTGTCAGGTGCACAACCATGCATAATTTAACTTAATCGCAACAACCTCCTTGTTTTAAGCACCACGGAGCTTATAGGAATCAACGACAAGCAACACTCGACCAGGCTTTTCTCCACTCTGCAATAAAATTTGCAAGGAACATTATTCAGACTTTTAAACAGAAACAGCGGGTCACAGAACTTGTAAGCGCTTTAAATATATCTTGGTGTTCAGCTGTACACAACCTCACGGTTGACAAGTTATCATTACAGTTTACAATGTATTTCAATGTAAATTATCTTCGCAGTCAAGAGCGCCACTTAAGTGCAGCGTTTATACTTGAGAGGATAATTTACTTTTTAATCCAGTATGGTGAAACGATGACTTCGTGCCTGCAATTTTTTACACTCTCAGTTAAAAACAGTTAAGTCTGCGAGTAGCAGtaaaccattttgttttgcatatttttggGAACATCGCTTTAACAAGAGCCATATCTAAACTTGCTACTGTTTGCTTTTGCACCGAtacattacaaaaaaataagcatTACTGTTCGCATCCTACAATCGTGGTGAAGTAGATAAAGCAGGGAGCTACATTGAAGTAAATACGGAAAACGAAAGATTATTTTACTATTAATTGTACGTTGACGTTGTCTTTAAAACCCGCAAATGTCGTAACGTCACGTTGTAATGCTGCAAAGCCGGAACGATTATCGCAGGCTGACGATTATTTTTGCCTGGTCACtgtgaccaatcagattctgTTCGGTGGTCGATGCAACAGCTCCCAAGTTCCAGGGAAAGCATCACGTGGACCGATGGGCCAATTAATTTCTTCGCCATTGCAAAACTCATTGTAAtaagaaattttaaagaaatggtGAGCACAAAttataatagcaataataataatactaacaaatactaataataacactaataacgatgataataacaataacatttaagGAACGGAAATCCACATTTACACActataatgacaaaaaaattcaaactgttttcaaaaaatattaatatttttaggtCAGCCTTCGACATTTCGGCAGagtgaagaattttttttcacatccAAGGTTGGCCCATAGTTTTTCCTGGGTTTTCCGCTTTTCGCCATTCCTCGCCTAAATGCTAATGTTTGATTTAATTGAGCTCTTGCTTTTGAGCTCTTCTAAACTCTGAAACTagttgcgaaaaaaaaaagagtattaCTAAGGAACTCCAAATTCttggtaaaaaatgtttcaggTTTATTGCTACTACTGTAAATTGAAACTTACCTTTCAAAGAATAAAAGGAATATTGagtaaataaaaaactttGCATGCCAAATGAAGACGGCAAGGCAATTTATTAGGCtacaaaaaaatagaattaCATTTCTGCAGCGTCGGCAAAGGGGTTTTTCGTACGCCTTTCGtcagttttgtattttttccgGGTCTCGAGTAATTTGTCAACGACAAATTCTATGCAGAACCTTGCGCAAATAACTGTTACATTTCGGTTGCAATGGAAGAAGGAATTCGAAGCTTTTTTAAATCTCCCCTCTAGTTTAATTCAAAACTCTAACTAACtgacttttttttacttaatatAAATCCCTCTTTGTAAATGCAAGAACTTCACTTCGAACAGTTTTACACTTGCGATTAATATCAGCAActgatttttttccaaagcTGATCAAATATAGATTTATGTTCGCATCAATAACATTCGTTTTGccgaaaaaataaatttcttctCTTATACttcattttacattttgtttagGTACTCATTTCATGTGATTCGCTTTTCCGCTTACTAATTGTCCAGTTTAGATCTTTTTTGGTATTGTagaaatgtaaaatttttATCCTCCTTAATCACCAATTTCTGTGATTTTACCAATTACAGCTTAGCCGCTTTTTTGTTGTGATAAGACTTGCGAAAGTGTGATTTTAAATCAAGTTAATTAAAATGCATTCAGTATCTTTATTACAGAAAGTATCTCTTCACGACTAATGAATGCTATTTTTATTTCCGCAAAATCAAACATTTGCAACTTAAAAACTCGATTAAGATTTCCACGAGGTCAGACACAGTTAAACACATTCTTGTTTTTTGTGGTTTACTGATGAAATTGCTGATTTTCAATGCATGCAATCTTTTTGGAATATATTTAATCGTcataatttgaaaaacgaTATAAAATCGCGAGCGTGCAAATGCAATTTTCCTAAAAATGTCTTACCGCAGTTGACATCTCTGCCCAgctaaaatacaaataaaagaatacaggaaatttgaaatgcagagtattttttttttctgtgattACTTTACTTAACAGTGGAACAAATAAATGGACCGGCGAAAGGCGAATGTTAAAAAAGAGTCGGCTTGAAGGTCGAGGACACAAGTCCCATCGCCTAGTGACTGTGTCCTACGCgaaaacaatgttttcttttccaaagaaAAGCAAGCACTTCGAATTGCCGTACAACTGATTGtcataatgaaagaaaaaattgttaattaagGATAACTTTGTAATATGTTACGTGAATTAACAAGTTTCTTCTGTGATAAAAGAAGTGTCTTTCATTGTGTAGGAGTGAATGCAATGTGTTTAACATCCACTAGCCAATCAAAGATTTTAACGGCAAATCATATCAAATCAGCTGGGACGTGCAAACAGTGTTACATTAAACAGGCCGTAGCTTTCACGACTTTCAGCCGCGCGAGAAGCAACTCTCTGAGAGATCTTATTTACCCTAAAAGCAACGTAAGTTTCTCGAACTTCGGCTAGCGACGGGATTGTCATCTCTGGCAGGAATTCGAACCTTGCGGACAGAAAAATGCTTTCTTGtaacataattttcttcacAAGTGTACGGAAGTTAAGACACGAAGACTAACAAAAGTAATCAATACGTTGAAATTATTTCTGCTTTCGTTTCAGTGCGAGTTTAGGATACAAACAACAGCGACTTTTTACAAGATGCCAAGATCGTTTCTGGTGAAGAAAAGGCCACAGATTCCTGTTAAAACTAAAGGGAAACGGATGGAAAAATTGAATAATGATTTCCAATCTGGACCACACAATTTGAAAGGTAAATACACATTGCATGAATTAGTGATTTTGTCAAAGCGTTTGTGTTAGGAATAGACCGATTTCTTTGTGCGTCATTgtgaaacacacaaaaaaactttaaaGAACATCATTATTTATTGTAAGATTGGGCAACAAATCGCAATTTACGCTTGAGAAAGATCACGCAGAGCTTTCGAGTAagagaattgaaaaaagaagaacaggcataaaagacaaaaacaaaaaagatgtaCAATAAGTCTGGACTGACAAAAACGAAAGATATCTAGGGGTAAACTAATGGTAAAAGTGGCATGGAGAAGTGGCAGAAAAGTACAATGCAAAGGACCCTCtgtataaacaataaaaagttaCTAAAtctcaaattaaaaatgcaatcTAAATAAAATGGTCTTTATCGCTCTTTAAAAGCGCAGCTTGAATGTCTCTCTTTTCTCTCAGTTTTatgattcttttcttttttcataaaGCGCAAAACAATTCCGTGATTGCGTCGATATTGAGCTCGTTCACTCTATGATTGGCTTCTTAAAACTCTCGGGCCTTCCGACTTTACACGAAAGGAAAACCGAGCGTAGGTCAGTCAATGAGCTTTGAgcagttttcttgtttgtttatttcctttacaGAGGAAGACACTATTGCTAAGACAAACCTGTTGAAAAACTCCTCCGTACCCTTTCCAGACAACCACGAGCTCATCattggccaatcaaattggAGATTCCTTGCCACCAATCAGCAGTCTGTCTTCTCACCAATCACAGGTCAGAATAACTTCAAGGAAAGAAGTGCAATTGCAAATTCAGAACAttttgctccagaaaacaaATGTGTTGAGGATTCGTTTGAGTCTATAAAAGAAGGACTTGGTAATAACGAATATGAACTGGAGAGATCTATGAATTCTTGGCAAAAACCATTTATTACGGGCGAAGGCAACAAGGATCTGCAGTTAAAACCACAGCCTCAATTTCAGTGCAATGAAGAGAATAGGTATGGCGAGGATTTCATGTCAGGCATCATTTCTGAAGCGGCTGATGAAGAGGCGATTCGTAAACTGATGTCTGATGAAGAGAGAGAAGTCGCTCCTGTCACAAAGCGCGAAGACACGTCGCCATCCTCTGTTTTCACCTCAGAGGAGAATCCTAAGAGGTCTCCGGAGGCCGAGAATGTAAGAGCTGAAACAGTCATGACAGATACAGCTGCGAACAAAAGTCGAACATCGTCGAACAAGAAATATCGTTACACTTGCGACGTGTGTGGTAAATCCTTCAGCCGTTCAAATACTTTGATAACACACAAACGGATTCACACAGGCGACAAGCCCTTCGTCTGTGAGCAGTGCGGCCGCGCCTTCCGACAGCCAGGTAACCTCACACGTCATCGGCTGACGCACACCACTGTCAAACCATACGTGTGTCTGCAGTGCAACAAGGCGTTCAACCGCGCGTCCAACTTGCATACGCACATGCGCACGCATACCAATTACAAGCCATTCGTCTGCGACTACTGTGGCAAAGGATTTCATCAGAAGATTGACATGAAGATCCACCGCTACACACATACCGGAGAAAAGCCTCATAAGTGCGATAAATGCGGACGAGGCTTCAAGCAGCTGACGCATTTAACGTACCACTTGCGGACCCATTCTGACATGCGCTTATATCAGTGTCAATTCTGCGGAAAAGGATTCAATCAGAAAGGAAACCTTCAAGCTCATATCTATGGCCACACTGGGGAAAGGCCTTTTAAATGCCAAATCTGTGGCAAAGGTTTCACTTTGGCATCCACACTGAACACGCATAAACGAACTCACGCACCAAAGAAACCGTTCCAATGTCAATTTTGCACCAAAGCGTTTTATCAAAAGAACGCACTCAAAACGCATTATATTGCGTCACATCCGTTCACCAATGGTGTTAGTTTGTTGTAATTCGGCAGTTTATTTACACGGCAACAAGACACGTGCCGTTCTCTGAATTCAGAGTTCAACAGGTTGAAAAATACGAATATTAATAGTACGAATATTAAAAAGAGGACCAGAGAACGTCGATTGTCTTCGCATTGGACATCTCCTTTATGAGGTTTTTTAGATTGTCGCTTTTTGTTGAACAACCTTTCACGTATCGTTTAgcataatttaattaattcatGAGCAATAAGATGAGAGAAGTCACATTGATTATCCCCAAAAACGACGCGCAACGCCAATCCATATCACGTAAGCCGGGGCggatgtaaaaagaaaaataacattacTATAGTTAGCATATCAATAGTCTATTGTTTTCTAGTTCTCTTCTTGTGTGAATAAGTGCACGGGTATTCTGAAATCGTTCCAAATTATAAGTTATCTTTCAAAATAGTAGCTACAGAAAGCGAACTGAGAAAAGCCACAAAAGTTACGAAAATTTATTTACCTCCATCTTAGCACTAATAAAGATAAAGGCAAAATCACTAATgtcataaacaaaaataacgaaCAAGGATGAAAAGCCTGTAAAATCATACGTAAAGTATAAGATAAGAAGTGAGGTTTAACGTGATTGTTAAAGCAGAGTTAAACGCACGCTACATGTATGCTAGCATGAAAGTACAACTGTGAACGAATCCCTGAGATCGAGACATGATTTGCAAATATCGTcccttatttttcacatggctggttttcctttgttcttccaGGCTGCGCCCTCGGTGAATAAATCACGTATCCCCTCGTTGCCTAAAATAATCCTTACTTACACGCATCTCGATGAGTGAATTAGCTTAGAAGTTTCATATTCACTAGGAACTGACGCAGTCTTTTCAGCCTTAAGCTGCCCCTTGAGTCGACAAACAAATGCAATAAGAACGACAACCAAGATTGCTAACACCACAACCGCAGCAATCAGCCCAGGTTTCGTGCCTAAAAGGAaatagaagaaaaataaaagaagacaaacaaaacaaataagtcggaaattaaaagacaaaaagacaGCAGCTCATCAGCTATCTTTGACGGCAGAAAATGACAAATCAGAGAGCATTGCACGAGATCATGTCCtccatttttattcacttgcAAGGAAGaaacaagttgtttgcaactTATCTCTCtagacaaaaataacaatggtAAAAAGCTACAAATTCtggatgaaaacaaagaaaaaatatcatagACTTTTCCATTAAGATAAACCCGTGAAAGGacacttcgcctatttttcacACATGACCAACAAGGAATAATCCTCAAAACACTTGACCTAACTAGAAGTTCTCTTTTAATtaatgtgacattttctttgcaGTTGCCTTCgcagcttcttaaactcctaGAAATAAACGAATCCCACGTTATGTTCAGAGCCTCAAATGACGTAATTtcatagaccttattcataaatggcggctgcttTATTTtcgttctgttattgtgcaaattagcctaccaagcctcaccttagagcaagaattcttttcaatttagcacatggcgatgaggcttggtaggctaatttgcacaaggacaaaagaatagtGAATTGGCAGCcgtttatgaataaggtctatgcTGTCGCTTGGCAGCGTACGGTGGAAGAATATTCCAGAAAACGTggcgcacgtgcagcacgattatttttccttattcaaccaatcaaattcttaactCAACGATAACGCTGcaaatgaagaatttgattggttgatttgatCGTTACCGTCGTCAAAATGACAAATGCACGTGCAGagcgtgcaaaaaaaaaacgtttttgctcattaaatatgcagatttgaggcttttttttttcgtttctgtGGTAACTGCGTGAACTCCAAAAGGCAGGTGATAATGAAATCTATGCTCGGAAAGTTGTGTCGTGTAAAACAAATTTGGAAAGAGATAttaaaatttctcaaaaattttgcaaaaaaaaaaaaggcatagAAAGCAACGGCGTACCTTCGTAAAACTTTTCTCTACAAGGCATTACTGTTGGTTTGACGGGGGTATCGCTTGGTTCCGGTTTGGTTAACAAGGGCACAAGAGAATTCCAAAATGCCATCTTCTCCGGAAGCAAGTCTTTTTCAACTGACGATGATGGTTTCAACGAAATGTACTCTTGATTTTCCAAAGTGTACTCCGGCCAAGTTTTCGGATCGGCAGGAGTTCTGTTTGAAtgttaaaacaaataattagaAAACTTGTTTGATCTGAAGCGAGGATTAAAGGAACGCTTGATATCTTGTTTCTTTACCTTAAAGAAACACATGTTATTGAAGTAAAATATTCTTTGACCTCAGTGCTTATTAACAAACTTTAATGTGTACACAGCACTTACAAATTCGGTTTTAGTTTGTTTCctgttaattaaattaattcgccatgcaaaaaagaacaatttaatATTCATCCCCGTTGATTCCAGCCATtggcaaataaaatgattttagagagaaattgttttcagtgGTCTCGAAACCGAGATCTCGGCATGAGGCCCAGCCCGCATTATCCAAATATGAACACATTAAAGTTTTATGGAGCAATCAGTGGCTGGTCGAGATCCTGGTAATGTAAAGAGGCCCTAGCTAGCCTGTCTTCACAAGAAGCCCAGCAGCAGTGGATAAAAGCCAGTTTTACAATCGTGCACCGAACGCATGACCTTGCTTCCCTGGCGGGCCAGAGTGTCTTTGAAAACAACAGATTGTCGTAAAAGAACCAAGTGTTGGTCGAGAGAAACGACAAAAATTGCACTCTGCTACACTATCCGTCATGATTCCAAAACACTGTAGCCCTCCAGTTAAGTTCAGCCTTGCTTCGCTGCACAAGCTGTCAATGTAATGTAACGTAATGCTATGACCTTTCCCCTCTAAGGCTGTTCAGGGCCAATGAGACAAAATACTGAAACAAACTTCAATAACAGGTTAAGattcccaactggcaggaggcaaaaACAAAGTCAGATGGTCAcgggtcagagcgggacttaactcgggatctccagaaATGAACtgtaatagaccttttcagcttgtacattttgttttcccatttcaggccacgtgatgctactcgagggaatagtttctttcaaatgtcgtcttatgcacgtgcaaatttacgcataactaatgaaaaaacaaaaggaaaattcccatgagggcatcacgtggtctgaaatgggaaaacaaaatgtacaagctgaaaaggtctattgccTGAGGGAATTTCTGATGCATACTCAATTTTGAGAAACGTCACTTAGTATTAGGCTAAGTCTAAGCGTAATTGACCCTTCAGGTTTAGAGTTTGAGacggtttctttttttttcgttggtTTTGGGCACCTCTTCAGGGTGCAGAATTTAGGATGACTCATggtgacttttttttatcaagaaaCGGGAAGGGACACCTCGATCGTGACGCTTGTTAAAGAAGATATGCATCCAAAAAAGAGGAATCCAGAACGCATCTGTCAAGTGCataaatattttcacttcaaaactCACTCATTCTTAGCAAAGTTACTCCACATTGTCATTACAGTCTTTgcgaaaattattttcactccTTGTTCTGCTAAAGTCACACTGCTGTTGTAATGATCAAAGTAACTACCAAACACAAATGGCAAATCGGCACTATGGAAAACTCCAGCCCAAGAAGGAAAATGGCTGCTGTGATAGTAATCGAAGCTGTAAAAGTAGGTTTTAATCTTCTTGTCGACAAATGCTTTAGCGGAAAGGATAGCGGGCGCTTTGAAAGAGGAGTCTGTAATTACATCGATATATTGTTTTCTTACGACCAAAgggttggttttgtttgtcCAGTCTGTGTATTCGAAGATGATTGCATCTGGTACTTTTTCAGTCTGGTTGTAAACCCATCTCTTATTTCCTTTAACAAGGGTGTCAAAGGTTGTTTTGTTTAGACCCTTATCTATACCTCGTATTCCTGGAACTAAACctagaaaagaaagagaagaagtCAATATGTAAACATTTTAAGTGGCGGGGTATTTTGAAATTGCctcttatttttaatttaacaatGGTTTTGAACGAAACGCCGGGGATGTTCCCATGCTGGTATGATTCGATTTTTCGATGAGGGAGGAAATATGActccccccccaaaaaagtcTCCACTATCCGAGATTTTAACACCTGGTGCTGCAGTTTTACTGATAAGCTGTTTGTGGCAAAACTGTGCACTGTTTGTGAGAGTTGTCAGATAGTTGTTTGTGAGAGGCAGGTAGCTGAGAGGTTAGCCATTCGTCAGTTTGTCCGAACACTAAAACTACCCCAGAGGAGTTATTACTTGTTTCAAACTGGTTTCAACTTTCATTTGAGCGGCTGTAGatgaacaacaagaacaatatTGGATTTGAAGAGTTCTTGTGTCGATTGACTAAGACAAATTGTAGTGATATGAAATAAGTCATTAAATATGCATTGAATGGTGTACATACCTTTTATTGGCATAACAAAGAAAGCTCCCTCATTTTGTGTAACACCAATGATTGCTGAGATTCCAACCTGATTAAACTCTCCTCGGAGAAGAAGATTGATGGGCAAATCTAAGAATAAggaaaattgtaaacaaaacaccatgtagaaaatgataatgatgatgatgagagCTATAATCTTAGGTCTCAATGTATTGTGCACTCAATCTCTCTATTTATTGTATTCTTCTTTCAAAGgcaagttttatttgtttgcaaGTGACTCAAAATAAcaccttttaaaaaaaagtgatcaGTGACTGGAGGGAATCGTGACATGTCATCTTTTGCAACAGCGAACTGTGCATTCATTATGTTCCTGATATTCTTATCCTTTAAGCATTCTTTCAATCCATGCATGTCACATCCGATGTTGCTTGCAAAGGCTCTGTCAACAAGATCCAAACATCATCATATACACAGTGCTTTCAAAATAAGCTCTCAGCCGTCACATCCTATGGCAATTTATCTAATTGCGACGCCTACTTTAATTCTACTCAATTCCTAGTCTCAGCAAAATGCTGCTGAAACTTGCCTGATCTGCAATGTCTCCTTCCGAAGACCCAATGTCTACTTCAAAACCTATTGAAAATGCTGACATATCATTTCTATCCCCTCAAATACAATAACAAATGTCTTGATTAGCATATTATGGtttaaatcaatcaatcaatcaatcgtTTAATATATCCAATAGCAGGTATAAACCTGAATATTAACAGGAAAGGTCAGAGACAGCAAACATATCTAGCATTGGTATTTAACCGTAACAAAGCTATTAAGACGGGCTGTGCGGCCTAAAGTAACGGGTAAACCGTTTTGTTCCCAGAACGGAAATTACAATCATGCACCACGACAGTGGGCGAATAAATGACTCTGAGAACTTATTTATCTCTAAAACTCTACCTACCTTGCAGTCTCTAAGGCTGTTTTCTGGCGCATCCCAGCAAACAGAGAGGCTGCTGTGCCACTTTCCAGAATAACCTTGTGATAGAGCCCATGACTCAATGGAGAAAGCATGTGAAGAGCAACACTAGCAGCCCCAGCAGACTGGCcaaaaattgtcacttttttGGGGTCTCCCCCAAATCTACCTCACACGATTGAAAATAAGggagcaataataattaacactGGTAATAACATGATTTGAAATAGTAAGTGATGCACATGATACATCAGAAGAACCATTGCTGTTACatgtagctgtaaacaatTTATGTTACAAGGAAGCCTTCAGTGAAAAACTACTGGGTAATTCATGATTTTATCCTGAGACATCAAAGAACTTTGGGTGGTTATCATGTGCTTTGACGCACGCTCTATGATTTTTTGAGAAGGGATTGTAGGCGCAAAATATGTTACAATATTGCTgttcagtgaaaaaaaaaaggaaaaactagtaaattaacataatttgttaaaaaagCACTGACATCACAATCAAGTTGGTAATAAAAATCTTTCATCCAAGGAATAAAAGAAGTTGTTGTTTCAACGTCCACCTGGCCCCTCATTGGAATATTTGGATATTGTAACATTAGATGAGACAATGCAACAAGTATCATTATAAATGCAAATAGTGTGGTAAAGGATTTTATGTAAACCCCTGATTTTTCAATGCTCTTTCAAAGAAAGGCCTTCCTATCTACAGCGAAACA
This window harbors:
- the LOC141859276 gene encoding uncharacterized protein LOC141859276 isoform X1: MLRELTSFFCDKRSVFHCVGVNAMCLTSTSQSKILTANHIKSAGTCKQCYIKQAVAFTTFSRARSNSLRDLIYPKSNCEFRIQTTATFYKMPRSFLVKKRPQIPVKTKGKRMEKLNNDFQSGPHNLKEEDTIAKTNLLKNSSVPFPDNHELIIGQSNWRFLATNQQSVFSPITGQNNFKERSAIANSEHFAPENKCVEDSFESIKEGLGNNEYELERSMNSWQKPFITGEGNKDLQLKPQPQFQCNEENRYGEDFMSGIISEAADEEAIRKLMSDEEREVAPVTKREDTSPSSVFTSEENPKRSPEAENVRAETVMTDTAANKSRTSSNKKYRYTCDVCGKSFSRSNTLITHKRIHTGDKPFVCEQCGRAFRQPGNLTRHRLTHTTVKPYVCLQCNKAFNRASNLHTHMRTHTNYKPFVCDYCGKGFHQKIDMKIHRYTHTGEKPHKCDKCGRGFKQLTHLTYHLRTHSDMRLYQCQFCGKGFNQKGNLQAHIYGHTGERPFKCQICGKGFTLASTLNTHKRTHAPKKPFQCQFCTKAFYQKNALKTHYIASHPFTNGVSLL
- the LOC141859276 gene encoding uncharacterized protein LOC141859276 isoform X2, producing the protein MPRSFLVKKRPQIPVKTKGKRMEKLNNDFQSGPHNLKEEDTIAKTNLLKNSSVPFPDNHELIIGQSNWRFLATNQQSVFSPITGQNNFKERSAIANSEHFAPENKCVEDSFESIKEGLGNNEYELERSMNSWQKPFITGEGNKDLQLKPQPQFQCNEENRYGEDFMSGIISEAADEEAIRKLMSDEEREVAPVTKREDTSPSSVFTSEENPKRSPEAENVRAETVMTDTAANKSRTSSNKKYRYTCDVCGKSFSRSNTLITHKRIHTGDKPFVCEQCGRAFRQPGNLTRHRLTHTTVKPYVCLQCNKAFNRASNLHTHMRTHTNYKPFVCDYCGKGFHQKIDMKIHRYTHTGEKPHKCDKCGRGFKQLTHLTYHLRTHSDMRLYQCQFCGKGFNQKGNLQAHIYGHTGERPFKCQICGKGFTLASTLNTHKRTHAPKKPFQCQFCTKAFYQKNALKTHYIASHPFTNGVSLL
- the LOC141859269 gene encoding cholinesterase-like; its protein translation is MALAKIKILTLVFLASSLSFVSSDTEKIVKTTHGPVRGESIMLSTEKVLIRYLGIPFARAKRFEAPQSPTSWTVPLNATSFGYSCWQGISIMVESNATMSEDCLTVNVFIPETGSRLLPVMVFIYGGGFSFGSSAYRIYNGQYLATEGEVVVVTFNYRLGVLGFLSTGTKDLPGNYGLLDQVKALQWVQENIERFGGDPKKVTIFGQSAGAASVALHMLSPLSHGLYHKVILESGTAASLFAGMRQKTALETARAFASNIGCDMHGLKECLKDKNIRNIMNAQFAVAKDDMSRFPPVTDHFFLKDLPINLLLRGEFNQVGISAIIGVTQNEGAFFVMPIKGLVPGIRGIDKGLNKTTFDTLVKGNKRWVYNQTEKVPDAIIFEYTDWTNKTNPLVVRKQYIDVITDSSFKAPAILSAKAFVDKKIKTYFYSFDYYHSSHFPSWAGVFHSADLPFVFGSYFDHYNSSVTLAEQGVKIIFAKTVMTMWSNFAKNETPADPKTWPEYTLENQEYISLKPSSSVEKDLLPEKMAFWNSLVPLLTKPEPSDTPVKPTVMPCREKFYEGTKPGLIAAVVVLAILVVVLIAFVCRLKGQLKAEKTASVPSEYETSKLIHSSRCV